A stretch of the Streptococcus himalayensis genome encodes the following:
- the recN gene encoding DNA repair protein RecN produces MLLEISIKNFAIIEEISLNFEQGMTVLTGETGAGKSIIIDAMNMMLGSRATTDVIRHGMPKAEIEGLFSVEQSRSLRALLEEQGLEVSDELIIRREILQNGRSISRINGQLVNLSVLKAVGQHLVDIHGQHDQEELMRPQHHIAMLDEFGDEAFFQLKADYKAAFDAYKTLRKQVLTIQKNQEENKARIEMLEYQIAEIEAAGLQAGEDTELSKEREKLLNHKQIADTLANAYVMLDNEDFSSLTNVRSAMHDLESIEEFDASYKELASSLSESYYVLEEVTKRLEGIIDGLDFDGNRLMQVEGRLDLLYSISRKYGGTVDDVLDYLEQISKEYQLLTGTDVSSEHLESELKKREKELIRLAGELATARHLLAEGLEQEIKQELKDLYMEKADFQVRFSKAKFGREGNEQVEFYISTNPGEDFKPLVKVASGGELSRLMLAIKSAFSRKEGKTSIVFDEVDTGVSGRVAQAIAQKIYKIGSHGQVLAISHLPQVIAIADYQFFIEKISDDHSTVSRVRLLTTEERIEEVAKMLAGENVTEAALTQAKELLKKG; encoded by the coding sequence ATGTTACTTGAAATTTCCATTAAAAATTTTGCCATCATTGAGGAAATTTCCCTTAATTTTGAGCAGGGAATGACAGTCCTTACAGGAGAAACAGGGGCTGGGAAGTCGATTATTATCGATGCCATGAATATGATGCTGGGAAGTCGGGCTACGACGGATGTCATTCGCCATGGGATGCCCAAAGCTGAGATAGAAGGCCTATTTTCGGTTGAGCAAAGTCGAAGTTTACGAGCCCTTTTGGAAGAACAGGGATTAGAAGTGTCAGATGAGCTGATTATTCGGCGTGAGATATTACAAAATGGTCGCAGTATCAGCCGCATCAATGGTCAGCTGGTCAATTTATCGGTCCTCAAAGCTGTTGGTCAGCACCTAGTGGATATTCACGGCCAGCATGATCAAGAGGAGCTGATGCGTCCACAGCACCATATTGCCATGCTCGATGAATTTGGGGACGAGGCATTTTTTCAATTAAAGGCGGACTACAAGGCTGCGTTTGATGCATATAAAACCTTGCGCAAGCAAGTGTTGACCATTCAGAAGAACCAAGAGGAAAATAAAGCTCGTATTGAGATGCTGGAGTACCAGATAGCAGAGATTGAGGCTGCAGGTCTTCAAGCTGGCGAGGACACGGAACTAAGCAAAGAGCGGGAAAAGCTGCTCAACCATAAGCAGATTGCCGATACGCTGGCAAATGCCTATGTAATGCTAGACAATGAAGATTTTTCCAGTCTGACCAATGTCCGTTCTGCCATGCATGATTTGGAGTCCATTGAGGAGTTTGATGCTAGTTATAAGGAACTAGCTAGCAGTCTTTCAGAATCCTACTATGTCTTAGAAGAGGTCACCAAGCGTTTGGAAGGGATTATTGACGGACTAGATTTTGATGGCAATCGCTTGATGCAGGTTGAAGGGCGGTTGGATTTGCTTTATAGTATTAGCCGTAAGTACGGAGGCACAGTCGATGATGTCTTAGACTATCTGGAGCAAATTAGCAAGGAATACCAACTCCTAACAGGAACGGACGTCTCCTCTGAGCATCTTGAAAGTGAATTAAAAAAACGTGAAAAAGAATTGATTCGCCTAGCTGGAGAATTAGCTACTGCTCGTCATCTCTTGGCAGAAGGCTTGGAGCAAGAAATCAAACAGGAATTGAAAGACCTTTATATGGAGAAGGCTGATTTTCAGGTTCGCTTTAGCAAGGCTAAATTTGGTCGTGAGGGAAATGAGCAGGTTGAATTTTATATTTCAACAAACCCTGGTGAGGATTTCAAACCCTTGGTTAAGGTGGCTAGTGGAGGAGAATTGTCTCGCTTGATGTTGGCGATTAAATCTGCTTTCTCACGCAAGGAAGGTAAGACCAGTATCGTCTTTGACGAGGTGGACACAGGGGTGTCTGGCCGTGTCGCCCAAGCCATTGCCCAGAAAATTTACAAAATTGGGAGCCATGGGCAGGTTCTTGCCATTTCCCACTTGCCACAAGTCATTGCCATTGCAGATTATCAGTTCTTTATTGAAAAAATCAGCGATGACCACTCAACGGTATCCCGTGTTCGTCTCTTGACGACTGAGGAACGAATTGAGGAAGTAGCTAAGATGTTGGCGGGTGAAAATGTGACAGAAGCTGCACTCACTCAGGCAAAGGAGCTCCTAAAGAAAGGGTAG
- a CDS encoding metallophosphoesterase: MPNYFVIGDVHGKAGMLELVLQHWNEQDQLIFLGDLIDRGENSRAVLERVKHLVDSKGAICLSGNHEYMFLAWLDNPEERYNHYKRNGGDTTINSILGRPLDAPVDSVLDAERVRNEAGDLVAFIRQMPFHVETEQLIFVHAGLDLTLDNWQETTDYQKVWLRAPFHEAENKTGKGIVFGHTPTTYLTGEPMESSKLWQTADGKIGMDGGAVYGGVLHGILFTDGQIAQHYAIPNDGFRVDDD, encoded by the coding sequence ATGCCTAACTATTTTGTCATCGGAGATGTCCATGGAAAAGCTGGTATGCTCGAGTTGGTCCTCCAGCATTGGAATGAACAGGACCAGTTGATCTTTTTAGGAGATTTAATTGACCGCGGGGAAAATAGCCGAGCGGTGCTGGAGCGTGTCAAGCATTTGGTGGATAGCAAAGGTGCTATTTGCTTGTCTGGTAATCACGAATACATGTTTCTTGCCTGGTTAGACAATCCAGAGGAGCGTTATAACCATTACAAACGAAATGGTGGGGATACGACCATTAACTCGATCTTAGGCCGTCCCTTGGATGCTCCAGTAGACAGTGTGTTGGATGCCGAGCGGGTCAGGAATGAAGCAGGGGACTTGGTTGCTTTTATCCGACAAATGCCTTTTCATGTGGAGACGGAGCAGCTGATTTTTGTTCATGCTGGTCTTGATTTGACCTTGGACAATTGGCAAGAGACGACTGATTATCAAAAAGTCTGGCTGCGAGCCCCTTTCCATGAAGCAGAAAACAAAACTGGAAAAGGGATTGTTTTTGGACATACCCCAACTACTTATCTGACTGGAGAGCCTATGGAGAGTTCCAAATTATGGCAGACCGCTGATGGAAAGATTGGGATGGATGGTGGTGCTGTCTATGGCGGTGTTTTGCATGGAATTCTCTTTACCGAC